The proteins below come from a single Hyphomicrobium denitrificans ATCC 51888 genomic window:
- a CDS encoding organic hydroperoxide resistance protein: MAYVTHATTKGGRDGRAVLDDGKLALAMALPKDLGGSGEGHNPEQLFALGWSSCFGQAVLLLAKKHGLDGQAARVGCKVELDKDETSFALKAELTLSIPGADKTKLQALIEEAHQICPYSKATRNNIPVTLTVA, encoded by the coding sequence ATGGCATATGTTACGCATGCGACGACAAAAGGCGGCCGTGACGGCCGTGCCGTTCTCGATGACGGAAAGCTGGCGCTTGCGATGGCGCTGCCGAAAGACTTGGGCGGCTCGGGCGAGGGACACAATCCCGAGCAGCTTTTCGCCCTCGGCTGGTCGTCCTGCTTCGGTCAGGCCGTCCTGCTTCTGGCAAAGAAGCATGGGCTCGACGGTCAGGCTGCACGAGTCGGCTGCAAGGTCGAACTCGACAAGGACGAAACGAGCTTTGCCCTGAAGGCCGAACTCACTCTGTCAATTCCCGGCGCCGACAAGACCAAGCTTCAGGCGCTGATCGAAGAAGCCCATCAGATTTGTCCGTATTCCAAGGCGACGCGCAACAACATCCCCGTGACGCTGACCGTCGCCTGA
- the atpD gene encoding F0F1 ATP synthase subunit beta translates to MAKNVGKIQQVTGAVIDVHFEGQLPEILNALETKNHGNRLVLEVAQHLGENTVRTIAMDSTEGLVRGQEVVDTGAPISVPVGDETLGRIMNVIGEPVDEAGPIKTPSVRAIHQPSPTFADQATEAQILVTGIKVVDLLAPYAKGGKIGLFGGAGVGKTVLIMELINNVAKAHGGYSVFAGVGERTREGNDLYYEMIESKVNLDPKKNNGSAKGSKCALVYGQMNEPPGARARVALSGLTVAEHFRDQGQDVLFFVDNIFRFTQAGSEVSALLGRIPSAVGYQPTLATDMGALQERITTTQKGSITSVQAIYVPADDLTDPAPAASFAHLDATTVLSRSIAEKGIYPAVDPLDSTSRMLDPRIVGEEHYQVARKVQAILQKYKSLQDIIAILGMDELSEEDKLTVARARKIERFMSQPFHVAEVFTGSPGKLVSLPDTIKAFKGLCDGEFDHLPEPAFYMVGTIDEAIAKAEKLAEAA, encoded by the coding sequence ATGGCTAAGAACGTAGGGAAGATTCAACAGGTCACGGGTGCCGTCATCGACGTGCATTTCGAGGGTCAGTTGCCGGAAATTCTGAACGCTCTCGAGACGAAGAACCACGGCAATCGCCTGGTGCTCGAAGTTGCGCAGCATCTCGGCGAGAACACGGTTCGCACGATCGCCATGGACTCGACGGAAGGTCTTGTTCGCGGGCAAGAAGTCGTCGACACGGGCGCACCGATTTCGGTGCCGGTCGGCGATGAAACGCTCGGCCGCATCATGAACGTCATCGGCGAGCCGGTCGACGAAGCCGGTCCGATCAAAACTCCGAGCGTCCGCGCCATCCATCAGCCGTCGCCGACGTTCGCCGATCAGGCTACGGAAGCGCAGATCCTCGTTACGGGCATCAAGGTCGTCGACCTGCTGGCGCCTTATGCGAAAGGCGGCAAGATCGGCCTGTTCGGCGGCGCCGGCGTCGGCAAGACCGTTCTGATCATGGAACTCATCAACAACGTCGCGAAGGCTCACGGCGGCTACTCGGTGTTCGCCGGCGTCGGCGAGCGTACGCGTGAGGGCAACGACCTCTATTACGAAATGATCGAGTCGAAGGTGAACCTCGACCCGAAGAAGAACAATGGTTCGGCGAAGGGCTCGAAGTGCGCTCTCGTGTACGGCCAGATGAACGAGCCGCCGGGCGCACGTGCGCGCGTCGCGCTTTCGGGTCTGACGGTCGCCGAGCACTTCCGCGACCAGGGTCAGGACGTGCTGTTCTTCGTCGACAACATCTTCCGCTTCACGCAGGCGGGTTCGGAAGTGTCGGCGCTTCTCGGCCGTATTCCTTCGGCGGTCGGTTATCAGCCGACGCTCGCGACCGACATGGGCGCGCTGCAGGAACGCATCACCACGACGCAGAAGGGTTCGATCACCTCGGTGCAGGCCATTTACGTGCCGGCCGACGACTTGACCGACCCTGCTCCCGCCGCTTCGTTCGCCCACTTGGACGCAACGACCGTTCTTTCGCGTTCGATCGCAGAAAAGGGCATCTACCCGGCCGTCGATCCGCTCGACTCGACGTCGCGCATGCTCGACCCGCGCATCGTTGGCGAAGAGCACTATCAGGTCGCTCGTAAGGTCCAGGCGATCCTCCAGAAGTACAAGTCGCTGCAGGACATCATCGCGATCCTTGGCATGGACGAGCTCAGCGAAGAAGATAAGCTGACGGTCGCCCGCGCACGTAAGATCGAGCGTTTCATGTCGCAGCCGTTCCACGTGGCCGAAGTCTTCACCGGTTCGCCGGGCAAGCTCGTCTCGCTGCCGGATACGATCAAGGCGTTCAAGGGTCTTTGCGACGGCGAATTCGATCACCTTCCGGAACCGGCCTTCTACATGGTTGGTACTATCGACGAGGCGATCGCGAAGGCCGAGAAGCTCGCAGAAGCCGCTTAA
- a CDS encoding F0F1 ATP synthase subunit epsilon — protein sequence MAGTFKFELVSPERVLLSIDADQVVVPGSDGEFAVLAGHAPVIATLRPGVLDVTAGGSKRRLFVKSGFAEVDPSRLTVLAEKAYDVEELSASAIAEELKLAEAELAAAKDDNAKRMADTLVNELKRLSTKAA from the coding sequence ATGGCAGGTACATTCAAATTCGAACTCGTCTCGCCAGAGCGGGTGCTGCTTTCGATCGACGCCGATCAAGTCGTCGTGCCGGGCTCCGATGGGGAGTTTGCCGTTCTCGCCGGTCATGCGCCGGTGATCGCGACGCTCCGTCCGGGCGTTCTCGACGTGACGGCGGGCGGCAGCAAGCGCCGGCTGTTCGTGAAGTCGGGCTTCGCTGAGGTCGATCCGTCTCGTCTGACGGTTCTGGCCGAGAAGGCTTATGACGTCGAAGAACTTTCGGCTTCGGCGATCGCGGAAGAGCTGAAGTTGGCAGAAGCCGAATTGGCTGCTGCGAAAGACGACAATGCCAAGCGCATGGCGGATACGCTCGTCAACGAACTGAAGCGTTTGTCGACGAAGGCCGCCTAG
- a CDS encoding RNA pyrophosphohydrolase, which translates to MTLLPNPSELSRAVLPFRSCVGIMLLNRDGLVWVGRRRPKWASDHMAHIWQMPQGGIDKYEPPRIAALRELREETGVTSVEVIGEHADWLTYELPENLLGIALKGRYRGQRQKWFAMRFLGDDSEIDIAPKGATKAEFNAWRWAPIESVPKLIIPFKRDVYERVTSAFGHLTG; encoded by the coding sequence ATGACGTTGCTGCCCAACCCGTCGGAACTATCGCGCGCCGTCCTGCCCTTCCGGTCGTGCGTCGGCATCATGCTGCTCAATCGGGATGGACTGGTCTGGGTCGGGCGCCGCCGTCCCAAATGGGCGAGCGATCACATGGCCCACATCTGGCAGATGCCGCAGGGCGGGATCGACAAATATGAGCCGCCGCGCATCGCGGCACTTCGTGAGCTGCGTGAGGAAACAGGCGTCACCAGCGTCGAGGTTATCGGCGAACATGCCGATTGGCTGACCTACGAGCTTCCCGAGAACCTGCTCGGCATCGCCCTCAAAGGCCGTTACCGCGGACAGCGGCAGAAGTGGTTCGCGATGCGCTTTCTGGGCGACGACAGCGAGATCGACATTGCACCGAAAGGCGCTACGAAAGCAGAGTTCAACGCTTGGCGATGGGCACCGATCGAAAGCGTGCCGAAGCTGATCATCCCGTTCAAACGCGACGTCTACGAACGCGTCACGTCCGCATTCGGACATCTCACAGGCTGA
- a CDS encoding RNA pyrophosphohydrolase → MTENSEKLVDPNSLPYRPCVGQMVVNWNGHVWIGRRAGSQNDSEGKGTWWQMPQGGIDPGEEPAAAARRELFEETAIRSVDPIAELPRWLTYDLPPELIGKAWGGRYRGQKQRWFAYRFLGDDSEINITPPPGHDAEFIEWRWSPATELLDLIVPFKRDVYRDVLAAFVPLAKPLAR, encoded by the coding sequence ATGACCGAGAACTCTGAGAAACTGGTAGATCCCAACAGCCTGCCGTACCGCCCCTGCGTCGGGCAGATGGTGGTCAACTGGAACGGGCATGTCTGGATCGGCCGCCGCGCCGGCTCGCAGAACGACTCGGAGGGCAAAGGCACATGGTGGCAGATGCCACAGGGCGGCATCGATCCCGGCGAAGAGCCAGCCGCCGCCGCGCGACGCGAACTCTTTGAGGAAACAGCGATCCGCTCGGTGGACCCGATCGCTGAGCTTCCACGCTGGCTGACCTACGATCTCCCACCCGAATTGATCGGCAAGGCCTGGGGTGGCCGCTATCGCGGACAGAAGCAGCGCTGGTTCGCGTATCGCTTCCTCGGCGATGATAGCGAAATCAACATCACGCCACCGCCCGGACACGACGCTGAGTTCATCGAATGGCGCTGGAGTCCGGCAACCGAACTCCTTGATCTGATTGTGCCTTTCAAACGCGACGTCTATCGCGACGTGCTCGCCGCGTTCGTGCCGCTGGCTAAGCCGCTGGCGCGATAA
- a CDS encoding S41 family peptidase produces the protein MRKTDYAFWTFLLMTGLAGATTLLNVTQTYSATSSQNSELYKQLDLFGDVLERVRSDYVEKPDDTQLIESAINGMLSSLDPHSSYMSPKNFRDMQVQTRGEFGGLGIEVTMENGVIKVVSPIDDTPAAKAGLMANDLITHLDNEAISGLTLEQAVEKMRGPVNTPIMLTVVRKGKDDPFDVKVVRDVIRINPVKSRAEGDIGYIKVSTFNEQTHANLVKAVETLDKQIGPNLKGWVIDLRNNPGGLLDQAIAVSDDFLEQGAIVLTKGRNNEETQRANARPGDISDGKKIVVLINGGSASASEIVAGALQDQKRATIIGTRSFGKGSVQTIIPLGANGAIRLTTARYYTPSNRSIQAKGIEPDIVIDEAIPDDLKDKIGADKPRGEASLRGHLKNPDGSAKEGKDEESGSSSYVAKDADKDTQLQYALSFLHGTAKGPEAANNASTAPAAPTTPPAANSSGTTTPTPPEEKKTTPN, from the coding sequence ATGCGCAAGACTGATTATGCTTTCTGGACATTCCTGCTGATGACAGGCTTGGCCGGGGCGACGACACTCCTCAACGTCACGCAGACATACTCCGCGACGTCATCGCAAAATTCCGAGCTCTATAAGCAGCTCGATCTTTTCGGCGACGTTCTTGAACGCGTGCGCTCCGACTACGTGGAGAAGCCCGACGACACGCAGCTCATCGAGTCGGCGATCAACGGCATGCTGTCGTCGCTCGATCCGCACTCGTCCTACATGAGCCCGAAAAACTTCCGCGATATGCAGGTGCAGACGCGCGGTGAGTTCGGCGGTCTTGGCATCGAAGTCACGATGGAGAACGGCGTCATCAAGGTCGTCTCTCCGATCGACGACACGCCGGCTGCGAAAGCCGGCCTGATGGCGAACGACTTGATCACGCATCTCGATAACGAAGCGATTTCCGGCCTGACGCTTGAGCAGGCCGTCGAGAAAATGCGCGGTCCCGTCAACACGCCGATCATGTTGACCGTCGTGCGCAAGGGCAAGGACGATCCGTTCGACGTCAAGGTCGTGCGCGACGTCATTCGCATCAATCCGGTTAAGTCGCGTGCCGAAGGCGATATCGGCTACATCAAGGTTTCGACCTTCAACGAGCAGACACACGCCAATCTCGTGAAGGCCGTGGAAACGCTCGACAAGCAGATCGGCCCGAACCTCAAGGGCTGGGTCATCGATCTGCGCAACAACCCCGGCGGTCTCCTCGACCAGGCCATCGCCGTTTCCGACGACTTCCTCGAGCAGGGCGCGATCGTTCTGACCAAAGGCCGCAACAACGAGGAAACGCAGCGCGCCAACGCCCGTCCGGGCGACATTTCGGACGGCAAGAAGATCGTCGTGCTGATCAACGGCGGCTCGGCCTCGGCATCCGAAATCGTTGCCGGCGCGCTTCAGGATCAGAAACGCGCAACGATCATCGGCACGCGTTCGTTCGGCAAGGGCTCGGTCCAGACGATCATTCCGCTCGGCGCCAATGGTGCGATCCGCCTGACCACGGCGCGCTACTACACGCCGTCGAACCGTTCGATCCAAGCCAAGGGCATCGAGCCGGATATCGTCATCGACGAGGCGATCCCGGACGATCTGAAGGACAAGATCGGCGCTGACAAGCCGCGTGGCGAGGCGAGCCTTCGCGGTCACCTGAAAAACCCCGACGGCAGCGCCAAGGAAGGCAAGGATGAAGAATCCGGCTCGTCGTCATACGTTGCCAAGGATGCCGACAAGGATACGCAGCTTCAGTATGCGCTAAGCTTCCTGCACGGCACCGCCAAAGGTCCGGAAGCGGCGAACAACGCCTCTACCGCTCCGGCAGCGCCCACGACCCCTCCGGCGGCAAACAGCAGCGGCACCACCACGCCGACGCCGCCGGAAGAGAAGAAGACGACGCCGAACTGA
- a CDS encoding murein hydrolase activator EnvC family protein, with protein sequence MAAVAPLAAQDAVPTDPDTARKVLDQKRQQLNENAAKELTIRSDVAELDAERERLNSRLIETAHLIQRGEAKMTAIEGRLSELGEQEKMVRGSLEQRHAQIASLLAALQRIGRNPPPVLVTRREDALKMVRSAMLLSSAFPELKDQAVTLSARLSELQNVMASIRTEGAHLRAETDRLNETRTRLASLMEAKKLSLADRQTELAEVRVAAGEITKNVGNLTELITRLDHTVTEKTGLGAYNSQLKNDQRAAAPQAPASSGPQIITPPPEAPEIASAAADAAAAKTPPSATPAAAAPVAAASGAAAEAVAPPAKVAILTPPPSPKQAMVELAPSGTSLIPGNAGRIKPAIPFASAQGKLPLPAQGRRALSFGDRTQYGGQSKGTVIETRYAAQITSPCDGWVVYAGEFRSYGQLLIINAGGGYHVLLAGLSQIDVRSGQFVLAAEPVGTMSGGQKNTPSSAQISGPVLYVEFRKDGRPIDPGPWWASGQQKVQG encoded by the coding sequence ATGGCAGCAGTCGCGCCGCTCGCGGCACAGGATGCTGTTCCGACGGATCCCGACACGGCCCGCAAGGTTCTCGATCAGAAGCGCCAGCAGCTCAATGAAAACGCCGCCAAGGAACTCACGATCCGTTCCGATGTCGCGGAACTGGATGCCGAGCGCGAACGGCTGAACTCGCGCCTCATCGAAACGGCGCACCTGATCCAGCGCGGCGAAGCGAAGATGACGGCAATCGAAGGCCGCCTCTCCGAACTGGGCGAGCAGGAAAAAATGGTTCGCGGTTCGCTCGAGCAGCGGCACGCCCAGATCGCATCGCTCCTTGCGGCCTTGCAGCGGATCGGACGCAATCCGCCGCCGGTTCTCGTCACCCGTCGCGAGGACGCACTCAAGATGGTGCGCAGCGCGATGCTGCTCTCCTCGGCCTTTCCGGAATTGAAAGATCAGGCCGTCACCCTCTCGGCGAGACTTAGCGAGCTGCAGAACGTGATGGCGAGCATCCGCACCGAAGGCGCACACCTTCGTGCCGAAACCGATCGCCTGAATGAGACGCGCACGCGCCTCGCGAGCCTGATGGAAGCTAAAAAGCTGTCGCTGGCCGACCGCCAGACCGAGTTGGCCGAGGTGCGCGTCGCGGCGGGCGAGATCACGAAAAACGTCGGCAACCTGACCGAACTCATTACGCGCCTCGATCATACCGTCACCGAAAAGACCGGCCTCGGCGCTTACAACAGCCAGCTGAAAAACGACCAGCGCGCCGCCGCGCCGCAAGCACCGGCGTCGTCCGGACCGCAGATCATCACGCCGCCGCCGGAAGCGCCCGAAATTGCGAGCGCCGCCGCCGATGCGGCAGCTGCGAAAACGCCACCCTCCGCGACTCCCGCCGCTGCCGCCCCCGTCGCCGCAGCATCCGGCGCAGCGGCGGAAGCGGTCGCGCCTCCGGCCAAGGTCGCCATATTGACGCCACCGCCTTCACCCAAGCAGGCGATGGTCGAGCTGGCTCCGTCCGGCACGTCACTCATTCCGGGCAATGCCGGCCGGATCAAACCCGCGATCCCCTTCGCATCGGCGCAAGGCAAGCTGCCGCTTCCGGCGCAAGGCCGCCGCGCCTTGTCGTTCGGCGATCGCACACAATACGGCGGCCAGTCGAAAGGCACTGTTATCGAAACGCGTTACGCGGCGCAGATTACGTCACCCTGTGACGGTTGGGTCGTTTACGCAGGTGAATTCCGCAGCTACGGGCAACTCTTGATCATCAACGCGGGCGGCGGCTATCATGTCCTGCTCGCTGGCCTCTCGCAGATCGACGTCCGGTCCGGTCAGTTCGTATTGGCCGCAGAGCCCGTCGGTACAATGAGTGGCGGTCAGAAGAATACGCCGTCTTCGGCGCAAATAAGCGGACCCGTTTTGTACGTTGAATTTCGTAAGGACGGGCGTCCCATCGACCCCGGTCCCTGGTGGGCATCAGGTCAGCAGAAGGTACAAGGCTAA
- a CDS encoding twin transmembrane helix small protein, translating to MQTFLYHATTVATLAVLAVLLYGLRTLMKGDNSNLSQKLMRWRIALQFLAILIILAYAFVSR from the coding sequence ATGCAAACGTTTCTCTACCATGCCACGACCGTCGCGACGCTCGCTGTACTCGCCGTACTGCTCTACGGCCTGCGCACGTTGATGAAAGGCGATAATTCGAACCTCAGCCAAAAGCTGATGCGCTGGCGTATCGCGCTGCAGTTTCTCGCCATTCTGATCATTCTTGCCTATGCATTTGTGTCCCGCTAA
- a CDS encoding cob(I)yrinic acid a,c-diamide adenosyltransferase — translation MVVLNKIYTKTGDAGTTALGSGERVPKTSPRIAAYGTVDETNAHIGVARVHLANADPDVDAMLLRVQNDLFDLGADLCVPDRGEKLPYEPLRVADAQVKRLEEEIDLMNGSLTPLRSFILPGGSATAAALHVARTVSRRAERMIVELAAIPGEPVSAPVLKYINRLSDFLFVASRYVNERGKGDILWVPGKNR, via the coding sequence ATGGTGGTCCTCAACAAGATCTATACGAAAACCGGAGACGCGGGGACGACTGCGCTCGGCTCAGGCGAACGGGTGCCGAAAACATCGCCGCGCATCGCCGCTTACGGCACCGTCGATGAAACGAACGCCCACATCGGCGTGGCGCGCGTTCACCTGGCGAACGCCGATCCTGACGTCGATGCGATGCTGCTGCGCGTTCAGAACGATCTCTTCGATCTCGGCGCCGATCTCTGCGTGCCGGATCGCGGCGAAAAGCTGCCCTATGAGCCGCTGCGGGTCGCGGATGCGCAGGTCAAGCGCCTCGAGGAGGAAATCGACCTGATGAATGGTTCGCTGACGCCGCTCCGCTCGTTCATTCTGCCGGGCGGCAGCGCGACGGCGGCAGCCCTGCATGTGGCGCGGACCGTCTCGCGGCGTGCCGAACGCATGATCGTCGAACTGGCGGCCATTCCGGGAGAGCCGGTCAGCGCGCCGGTGCTCAAGTACATCAACCGTCTCTCGGATTTCCTGTTCGTCGCCAGCCGCTACGTCAACGAGCGGGGCAAGGGCGACATCCTGTGGGTGCCTGGCAAGAACCGGTAG
- a CDS encoding electron transfer flavoprotein subunit beta/FixA family protein, whose protein sequence is MKIVVPVKRVVDYNVKIRVKPDGSGIDLANVKMSMNPFDEIAVEEAVRLKEKSGAQEVVVVSIGPAKAQETLRTALAIGADRAILIETADGTNVEPLAVAKLLKAVVEAEKPDLVILGKQAIDDDSNQTGQMLASLLDWPQGTFASKVVTDAGSVTVTREVDGGLETIKLKLPAVVTTDLRLNEPRYPSLPNIMKAKKKPLDVKKPEDFGVDVSPRLKVLKTTEPPTRKAGVKVGSVAELVQKLKTEAGIL, encoded by the coding sequence ATGAAAATCGTTGTGCCGGTCAAGCGCGTCGTCGATTACAACGTCAAAATTCGCGTCAAACCGGATGGTTCTGGGATCGACCTGGCGAACGTCAAGATGTCGATGAACCCCTTTGACGAAATCGCCGTCGAAGAAGCGGTTCGGTTGAAAGAGAAAAGCGGCGCTCAGGAAGTCGTCGTCGTTTCCATCGGCCCGGCGAAAGCGCAGGAAACGCTGCGTACGGCCCTCGCGATCGGCGCCGATCGCGCCATCCTCATCGAAACGGCGGACGGCACGAACGTCGAGCCGCTGGCGGTCGCCAAGCTTCTGAAGGCCGTGGTTGAGGCCGAAAAGCCCGATCTCGTCATTCTCGGCAAGCAGGCGATCGACGACGACAGCAACCAGACGGGCCAGATGCTCGCGAGCCTCCTCGACTGGCCGCAGGGCACGTTCGCGTCGAAGGTCGTCACGGACGCGGGAAGCGTCACGGTCACGCGCGAGGTCGACGGCGGTCTCGAGACGATCAAGCTCAAGCTGCCCGCAGTCGTCACGACGGACCTGCGCTTGAACGAGCCGCGCTATCCTTCGCTGCCCAACATCATGAAGGCGAAGAAAAAGCCGCTCGACGTCAAGAAGCCGGAAGATTTCGGCGTCGACGTCAGTCCGCGCCTCAAAGTTCTCAAGACAACTGAACCCCCGACGCGCAAGGCCGGCGTCAAGGTCGGCAGCGTTGCCGAGCTTGTTCAGAAGCTCAAAACCGAAGCGGGGATTCTGTAA
- a CDS encoding electron transfer flavoprotein subunit alpha/FixB family protein, whose product MSTLLLAEVANGALAPATAKALTAAKQLGGDVHVLVAGADAKAAAESAAKLDGVAKVLLADAPQLANGLAEEVTALIVSIAGNYSAIVAAATAYGKNILPRVAAKLDVMQISDIIKVVSPDTFERPIYAGNAIQTVQSSEKTKIITVRTAAFQPVGEGGSAVIETVAAPSAIGVSTFEHAELTKSDRPELTSARIIISGGRGMANGENFTKYIEPVADRLGAAMGASRAAVDAGFVPNDWQVGQTGKVVAPDLYVAVGISGAIQHLAGMKDSKVIVAINKDPEAPIFQVADYGLVADLFQALPELDAELQKAGR is encoded by the coding sequence ATGTCGACACTTCTTCTTGCCGAAGTCGCAAACGGCGCGCTGGCGCCTGCCACGGCGAAAGCCCTGACCGCTGCCAAGCAACTCGGCGGCGACGTTCATGTTCTCGTTGCGGGAGCGGACGCCAAAGCCGCGGCCGAGTCGGCTGCCAAGCTCGATGGCGTCGCCAAGGTTCTGCTCGCGGATGCGCCGCAGCTTGCGAATGGCCTCGCCGAAGAAGTCACGGCGCTGATCGTATCGATCGCCGGTAATTATTCGGCGATCGTCGCGGCGGCGACGGCTTATGGCAAAAACATTCTGCCGCGCGTTGCAGCCAAGCTCGACGTGATGCAGATTTCCGACATCATCAAAGTCGTGTCGCCCGATACGTTCGAGCGGCCGATCTATGCCGGCAACGCCATCCAGACGGTGCAGTCGTCGGAGAAGACGAAAATCATCACGGTTCGCACGGCTGCCTTTCAGCCTGTCGGCGAAGGTGGATCGGCTGTGATCGAAACCGTCGCGGCACCGTCCGCTATCGGCGTTTCGACGTTCGAGCACGCGGAACTCACGAAGTCGGACCGGCCGGAACTCACGTCCGCACGGATCATCATTTCCGGTGGCCGCGGTATGGCAAACGGCGAAAACTTCACCAAATATATTGAGCCTGTCGCGGATCGGCTCGGCGCTGCGATGGGTGCCTCGCGCGCGGCGGTCGATGCGGGCTTCGTCCCGAACGACTGGCAGGTCGGGCAGACCGGTAAGGTCGTCGCCCCTGATCTTTACGTTGCGGTCGGCATCTCCGGCGCGATCCAGCATCTCGCGGGCATGAAAGATTCGAAGGTGATCGTCGCAATCAACAAGGATCCGGAAGCGCCTATTTTCCAGGTTGCGGATTACGGTCTGGTCGCCGATCTCTTTCAAGCTTTGCCGGAACTCGATGCGGAGCTGCAGAAAGCCGGCCGTTGA
- a CDS encoding 3-hydroxybutyryl-CoA dehydrogenase, whose product MVQTQKLMEKSKAGIRPARVISKVGIIGAGQMGSGIAHVVALSGYNVAINDLKKEAFDKGLEAVSKNLARQIAKGSIQESERDQALERISYAPNLEAFGDCDLVIEAATEDEALKHKIFAALCPHLKPTAMLASNTSSISITRLAATTDRPEDFIGMHFMNPVPLMELVELIRGIATEDETFSTAKAFVESLGKKTAVAEDFPAFIVNRILLPMINEAVYTLYEGVGTVEAIDKAMRLGAHHPMGPLELADFIGLDTCLSVMQVLYEGLSDSKYRPCPLLVKYVEAGWLGRKTKRGFYDYRGEKPVPTR is encoded by the coding sequence ATGGTGCAGACCCAGAAGCTGATGGAAAAAAGCAAAGCCGGCATCCGGCCTGCGCGGGTCATCAGCAAGGTCGGGATCATCGGCGCGGGCCAGATGGGCAGCGGTATCGCTCACGTCGTCGCGCTGTCGGGCTACAACGTGGCGATCAACGACCTCAAGAAAGAGGCGTTCGACAAAGGTCTCGAAGCGGTCAGTAAGAACCTAGCGCGGCAGATCGCCAAAGGTTCGATCCAGGAAAGCGAGCGCGATCAGGCTCTAGAGCGCATCAGCTACGCGCCAAACCTCGAGGCGTTCGGCGACTGCGATCTCGTCATCGAAGCGGCGACCGAAGACGAAGCCCTGAAGCACAAGATCTTCGCCGCGCTCTGTCCGCATCTCAAACCGACGGCGATGCTTGCGTCCAATACGTCGTCGATTTCGATCACGCGGCTGGCGGCGACGACCGACCGGCCGGAAGACTTCATCGGCATGCACTTCATGAATCCGGTGCCGCTGATGGAGCTCGTCGAACTCATTCGCGGGATCGCGACCGAAGACGAGACGTTCTCGACGGCGAAGGCATTCGTCGAAAGCCTCGGAAAGAAAACGGCGGTTGCGGAAGATTTTCCGGCCTTCATCGTCAACCGCATTCTGCTGCCAATGATCAACGAGGCCGTCTATACGCTCTATGAGGGCGTTGGCACGGTCGAGGCGATCGACAAGGCGATGCGGCTCGGCGCGCATCATCCGATGGGACCGCTGGAGCTTGCCGATTTCATCGGGCTCGATACCTGCCTCAGCGTCATGCAGGTGCTTTACGAAGGACTGTCGGATTCGAAATACCGGCCGTGCCCGCTTCTGGTGAAGTACGTCGAAGCCGGTTGGCTCGGCCGCAAGACGAAGCGCGGCTTCTACGATTATCGCGGCGAGAAGCCCGTTCCGACGCGCTAG